The genomic interval tttaatctgTTTTTCACCATTGGAGGATGTCAACTGACATTGAATGAATTCATTATTGTTCAGTGAGGTACtacaatgtaaattttaaactacTTGGTTGGTTGAGATATCCACTCAGCTGACTAGCACCAGAAAGTCATCTTCATCTCATGATTTTATCTGTGGAGGGTGCTGGTTGTAGTAGTTTGTAACTGAATGGGACAAACATTACAAGAAGACAAGTGCTCAAAAGAAGACTCTCTTTTAATACCAACCCTGTTGATGGTTTTGTTGGAATAAATTTGTATGTGCTTTCCCAGATGACTTTAATGGAAATGTTAGGCTTATTAATTACTTTTCTTATCACCTAATAACTAGACATAAATTAGTACTTGATAACCCTCATTACTTTTTCATGTTGGGAAATATTCTCTGGAAGGCAATTTGTAACAAGATCTTTGATTACTGCACACACAGGATTAACTtgacatttgtttatttttgttcacttgtttttctaaagttttattttctttttttcagacctACATATTCATGTTCAAGAATATTACTCTTGCTGTACCAGGATCAGTCATCACTGGAGTTGTCTGTATCCTTGTCCTCATAGCACTGAAATATATCAGTGAGAAGCTGAAGCACAGAATGAAATTTCCTATACCAGCTGAGTTAATAGTGGTGAGTGACTGAACCCTCTAGACCCCAATatcagtatgcttattctccatactgttctctatacattccttAAGTCATGGACAAAGTGAATTTGTGTTTCAATCAAGAACTGCTTTAATTGGTGCTCATTTTCTCTGTTCTCACAAGCTTAATATttgaggggtgatattgtaaggagaaacttgATCTTGGTCCCTTCTAAGGGTTAAAGGGCTACCTTTGTTTTGATCTGCGGTGTAATGATGCCTCCCATGAAGGGTTGCCATGTTACTTTTGCTGTTAGTAGCTTCCTTACACTTGAATGTGCATATCAGGGGTACCTATAAACCAagaacaacaaatacatttatcAACTGGAGCTGTTTTTCTCAGTTAGGGTGAACATCTGGAACACTGCAATATTTACTTAGAGCTTTTTCTATATTGTTAGAAACCCTGAAAGATTGATTTATCTGACTTGTAAATCATGTTGTTGGTCATAGGTTGTCCTTGGAACAGTTGTGTCTTATTTTGTTggattgaatgaaaaatttcaagtttcagTTCTGCGCGATATCCCTAAGGGGTAAGAGACATTGAGATACAGTCATGTGATTATAGTGTAACTCTGTGATCATAGTGTAACTCTGTTATCAGTTTGTGCAAAGGCACCAAGTCTTCACTATAACTTCTCTTGTACATATCCTGTGCTCTGTACATGTAAATTCATGGCAGGATGTGTTTTGTTCTTCCTGTTATATATGTATAATTGTATATACATTGTATGTATacctgaaacaaacaaataaataaataaacaagaaacaCCTCTTGGATTGTAGACATGTTTGACTTGACAGATGTACTTTCAGTGTGATGCATCTTTTTAATATACAAATTGATGATACTGACAATGATTTTACCATAATGTTTTATGGTCTACTTAGGTTACAAGCACCATCTGCTCCATCCTTCATGCTGATGGGAAACATGGTGACAGATGCCATTGTGATTTCTATTGTTATATTTGCCACAAACATATCTTTGGCCAAAACATTTGCCAAAAGAAACAATTATGTGATTGATTCAAATCAGGTTGGTAGATACAAATGTTTTTTGGTGGTTAATAACTGATTTGGGATGATCATAAAACTTAGTATGGATAAtgacatgattttgagtgcaatttgatgttaataagcacaagtaaatttttcaaagacagcaAATTAAATTGCACAAACCCATatggcaagtgcaatttgtaatctttgaaaaatttgccaGTGCTTATtgcaccaaattgcaagagaagtcatgttattacttgttaataatgtaaatgaaaaaagcatcactGAAAATCAAGATGGGAGAAATTTTGAATGCTTGCATGCgctttttgtaatttgcactcatgttacaactttgcactcatgttacatgagaatgcacttgttttaagccaatcagaaatgtttttcatgtacattattacatATTAAGTAAATGTTTGTGTGTCTGTAGGAACTGATTGCTTGTGGATCTGCAAATGTGCTGggatcctttttttcttgtttccctGTGAGTGGTTCACTTTCCAGGTCTGTGATTCAAGAAAGCATTGCAAGAACACAGGTAAATACTGAATAGAATGTACAATTATCATAATAAGTGAGTTCTAGAAGCTTTGTTATTGTCCTATTGCTTTCTCCTTTTTGCCAATTTGCTGACTTTCTTGCTTGAGTTGTTTATTCCAATTCAACTACATGTACTAACAAATTAAAACCTAAAAATACAAGGTTACTATTTTCTACTGTAGTCAGCCATTCTTTGGCATGTCTTGCATTCAGGGCAATGTTGTATGAAATCCAAAAGATAACTGCAATTAGTGGACAAAGTCATGGACGGCTGCTCAACTTTAGcactttaactctcagaagtgattagcatgtaacttctccctataatatccatacattatccagcaaataggtggtgagaatactcaaactcatcagacACAGGATATTACCTTGATCGAACACCAAATTCATGTTACCAatatacaaagaaatgtttggcAGGTAGaaggaagaattaacaatcagatcttgggagttaaatggttaatgtGTGGCTAGTTATTGATCTAAGAGAATTTTTTAGCACATTAATCACacttgagaaagaaagaacattTCCAGGGTCCTTAATGAGGGCTTGATTATATTTGTTGCATAACTGTTGAATTTCAGTGTGCAAAAAATGACTGTCTCATTAGATTTGCCAGAAACTAATAGACAAAGTGACACACTTCAtgtagttgatttttttttttcacagctcTGCAGCATCCCTGTTGTTGTAGTTATTATCttggttttactttttattGCACCTCTCTTCTATCACTTGCCAAAGGTTAGTTGACTCTGTACACAATGCACTCACAGTGTGAAAAAATGTGCAAAGGTTTGCTCCATTGAAATGCCAGGTAACTGTAGAATGTTCTGTGTATTCCCAGTTTTCAAAGTGATGTTGCTTGTTGCTCTGAGCCCCTTCCTCGCTAAGCTCTCTATATACATAAATGTGCAAGGCACACCACAATATTTATTCTTGACTCTTGGAGAGAGGGAGGGTGTGGAGGAAAAGAACAAGAAGTAAAAAGCTAGGGAACAAGAAGAGCAAAGGATGAGGACTGACAACATAAAGTTATGTGATGCCAGGTTCTACAAATCAAACCCAGGTCACAACGTTGGAAGCCCAAGCCCTCTCAGTGTTATGACATTTGTGCTTTCCTCCTCTGTGTTTCACTCCACCCTCATTTTATCCTTTGTGGAAAATGTTGTAGAATAcgtaacaatttctttttttttgtttttctctcacTTGTCAGGCAATACTGGCTGCTGTGGTAGTTGTTGCACTTAAGGGGTTGTTCCGACAGTTTAATAGACTGGTACAGCTGTGGAGAATGTGTAAGCCTGATGCTGTAAGTTTATTGAAATCCTTGTTGTTccattaataataatgatgattaaaATAGTACATAATTTTAATATTGTTATTCTTCTTGTTTATATTTCTAGTATTAGTTTTACTAAAAGTTAAACATGACTGTTGTATTATAAtgttactttaattttaattttcagtaaGATTATTACACAATTACTCTATGATTTTTGATTTACATATGATAATTCATTTGATAgaacaattatttcatataatgtattttgataattttaataattaatgatTGATGTGATTTTGTAATTAACATTTAGTTCATCTTAACATACAGGTCTGTAAGCACCTCTTTGTAATTTAGTGAAACTACAAATTTACATCTCACTGTTTCATAGTCATGAAAAGCTGTCTTGTCTCTTAAATTGTTCCCCTCTAGGTTGTTTGGTTTGCAGCTTGGTTAGGAGTTGTATTGCTTGGTATTGACATTGGGTTAGGAGTTGGAGTAATCATGGCTCTGGTAGTGGTAATCTGGAAGTCATCCAGGTCAGAATAAAACATTTTCTGTTTGGAGTGATTTCTGTAATCACCCAAATGATGTGTGGCTGCATACTGAATTTAATGAAGTGTTgttcaaccctttcacttccaagatctcactagtaattctccttactgtctgccatacaattcatatgatgttagtttcccagaatttgatattggatcaaatgataatccttattctcatcacttaccagtttgatattgttttgatatggtaaggagaaattctgtcttgataaCTTATGGAACTTATGGGAGTAGAAGGGTTCACACTTACCTTCATATACCTTAATGTGGTGGTTCTATCAATTTGTTGGCTCAGTCTTTTCTTTGAAGTGGTTCATGAATGCACTGAGACACCCATTGCTTGAAGCacagccttaaaaaaaactcttgcataTAAATGTTGTTGAGTAGTTTCATCTTCATGTGTGAACGTTCCATGTTTGAAAAGTTACGACAACGATTGCATGTTGTTGACATTTGTAGACCTCCTGCTTCACTTCTTGGTCAGATTCCTAACACCGGAATTTACAGAGACATCCAAAGAATGACTTCGGTAAACTGGAAACTGACTGCTTTGtggttgaatttgtttgttttgtaggGGGAGTGGGGAGGGGGATAAACGTAGAGTCCGGAAGCGAAGTATTTTTGCCTCTTTTCAGGTTGTTTGCGGTCTAAGAGATTTATAGTTAACTGATTAttgactttcattttttttccgcaGGCAAAGCCGATTCcaggaataaaaatttttcgaTTTGAATCTGCGATGTTTTACGCCAATTCAGAATACTTTCGAAGCACTTTGATAGAAATGACTGGAGTTGATCCACAGAATCCGAACAAACGCAGCAGGCTTGGTAGCTCAGCAGTGCGTTATAGGCACAATGAGGAGGATACAGGGAGTCCGGCAATAGAAATAACAAGGACTGTAACCGTTTCAATCAATAGAGCTCTGGAGAATGGGGTAGAGTTAATTTTAAGTATACATGCATATTATATATAAAAGTAATTATTGCTTAATTTGTCTGAGTGACGTTTATCATGACAGCCAGCAATCAATTGGAGCTCAAAGGATACACAGGAGAATTGgcttaagcgcgggaaaaccgGAGTGGCTAAGTTTCGATTTGTGTCATACTtagtttctaaaggaactgtggtgctcTGTCagtggggagggggaagggcTATTACCAGACAGTCTGGTTTTAAATGTACTCTGGCCACCATAGATAGTttttgaagctgacgtttcgagcgttaggcTTTCTTTATTCGCCCTGACCAAGGGCTAAAATTATGAGGAATGTTTGACGGGCATTGCGGAAACTATTGAAATTTAGATTGAGTGAGATGGTTTATCATGTCTTTGTATTTTCAGGATGTGGAAGTTTCTCTCAGTGATCTTGGAAATAACGAAGGTCCCTCAGGAAATGATCCAACCCCTGTTCACGCCATCATAATTGACGCCAGTACGTTTAATTTTATTGACACCCAAGGTGTGAACACTTTGTTGCAGGTAGGAAATTGATGTCGAGGAAGGTGTTCGTTGTGGTCACAAAGATAGAGCTCTTTgcgattgagtgtcgtaaaaccaaatccaaagtaatcacaatggccatcagaagaaaaggaaaataccctaaagagtcaatgagaactcaaaggaaAACGAACCAAATTCCCTCAAGCGCGGGAAGACGCGAGCGACcgagtcgtgattggttttaatatttcatctgattggtggagagggggcgcgagttttctgggccaatcacaaagcgaattttattaaaaccaaagcaattccgaattactttcgacactggattgaaaatttattctaaatgaacggttaatcgtttgtctcaccAGGTGGGGAACTTTTGTCTTAGCTTTTGTGAATTGACCCTTGATGTAAGGTGTTGCTTTGAAGTCCTAAAATTGTTAATGGTCGTGGTATAAAAGGCAAAGTCTGCATCTAAGACTGAGTGTTCGCAGACCTTGTGGGGTGCTTTTGGATCGACTGCTGCAAGAGCAACTAGGGCCAAGAAAGAGGTTTTACTGAGAGTAAAATGggaattgaatgaaaaaacaaagcgaagtgtttgaagcgcgggaaaacgcgagtggccAAGTCGCAATTGGTTTTAATTcttaatctgattggttgagaaagtggcgcgagttttttggaccaatcacataacgaGGTACAACCAAAGCAATTGCGGACTACCTACGCCACTCAATCCTAAACTGTTCAATTCTCTTTGAAATTATCTGCCAGAGCGCGAGCCAAATTTGTCATGCTGGTATGCTTTTATTTCAGCTTGGTCTAGAGTATGAAAAGATTGGAGTAAAATTCTACTTGGCGCACTGTCGATGTAAGTTGATGTTAAGAATTATGATTGTTCACAGGACTTAAGTGCTGTGTCGCCGTTGTATTATGAGGTTATTCTCCgttattttatttactattttacCGCTAattatatgataaaataaagaaagagaagcaTGCAAATTGCCAAACTTATTTTCAACTAGcgaatcctgaaaaaaaaacactttctgCCATTATTTTATAGATTACATACGGGAAATGTTAGAGAAAGCTGGCTTTACGGCGAGAATAGGAACAGAACATTTGTTTGTGTCTGTACATGACGCAGTGATACACGCTGTTGGAATTCACTCTGAGGTGAGCTTAAGGATTTGAAGGAACCCTTCCATTCTTAGATCTCacaagtaattctccttactatctactgtacaattctaatgatgttagttcgaagaatttggtattggatcaactaacaatcccctaATTGTAAGTTACATATTTTTATACTcctttttctcatcacttgtccgcttagtattgttttgatattgtaaggagaaattctgtctctaTGTATTTTGCGAGAGTGTTTGTGTCTTTAATGGTCAATTATGGTATAAAATggctttttttaatcactttttatGATAACCCTGTTCTGTGGAACCTGCATTAAGCGGTCATTCTCCGTAGGTGACTGcttcatacaggtttgactaTATGTACATCTTGCTATGAGCGAATGCTCCATGTTTCGGAAAGTTGAGTGCAATACCTGTGTGAATGTGATACCAGGGTGCCTAAGGGTGAGATAAGGTGGGGATTTTTAGAAATATGCTTGATCTGGTGTAAGGGTGAAGACTTCTTTCTCGCGAGTGATTTTTCATTTGGGATTTTTTTGGTCGTAGGACGCGTCCTATTCGACTCCTGTGATGAGTGACACTGAATCAGCACTTGAGGCTGGACCTTCTAATCAACAGGTTTGTAAACCTGATTGACAATCATGTCACGGGCTTCAGATTTCTATCGTTTAATAGCGGGGAGCGTAGCCATTCAGACTGCAGCCTATTGTCTCATTTCTGCTGAAGATTGTTCAGGTTTTATAAGCGGGAAACGACTCTAGCTTGCTGAACTTGGGTCAATTTCTCCTGTCTCTGATTTTCCGGCACGCGGAGGCAAGCGTCAGTCGTGTGCAAGGCGTGAGGTGAACTCCGTTCGGTCGATAGCTCTTAATTGTGTTTCCTCTGGTCATGACATGTTCATTCAATCcaaccccttttttttttttactttcctcAGGTAGAAGAATGAATGGGAGCAAACGATTTGATATGACTCGCGAAGCTAATTAAAGAACATACAACAGCCCACGCACGGAATCTTAACACACCATCCCTAAAAAGAAAGCTATCCATTATGCAACGCTTAGATTCCCAGAAGTGGAATTCAATCATACCGAACGAAAAGTGTccgatttttattttttataatgtTTCCAGTGATAATTTTTTACGTGGCAAGTTCTACTCATTTTACTCGCGGTAAGCAGGGTTATTAATTTCGCTTGAGCTTTGGACGAcgatttaacaagaaaaaagaaggtTCGCAAACAGAAAAGAATTGGTCAGTTGAGAAGCGCTAACCCGGACCTCTCCGACAGTAACATCCTTAAATCAAATataggatcaatatcagtttctgggcaactgcccaccttcccctcccctaacccaacattaaccctaacttgttaacTGTTGTTtagttaggggaggggtaggtgggcagttgcccagatactgatattgatcccaaataTATATGTCATGAGTataatgaaatgatcaccagtttaagaagctcctgatggttaaacaaattctccttgtcagtagcATAGGAAATGTCAAGGCgatagtgtggagaatatgaattctAATGTTAGGGTTAAATGTTAAGAAAGAAAAGTGCCAGAATTGTTAGGACAAAACTGCTCAGGGCATTGCCTTTGGTAGATACCACATTGTTTCAACCCTtgacaccttaacatcagtatgcaagttctccttacagttctctgtacatttcctacgGTACtttcaaggagaatttgtcttacaatcaaGGGCTACTTGGAATACCGATTATTTcatatattctcatgaccctgtTGTTTGACTCAATGGGTGATACTgttggggaaaaaaatttagatgcTTTCCACTCTTAGAGAAAGGGTTGAGGTTGATGATTccaacatctaacttctccttacaataatattGCTGAATCAACCATTAAtatcatgagaatataggaaatgatcaccaatcaaTGAAgcattgattgttaaacaaattctccttagcTGTACCGAAGGAATGGAAAAGAGTATGGGGTTCAAGGATACCGATGTCAGAGTGTAAATGGATTTTAAAGGCAAGGTGATAACTGACATGAAAAAGTAGCAACTGTGTTTCCTCTTGGCGATACGTTATCGCATTTTGAGCCTTGGAATGGCGCACTATTTAATAGAAATAGTCATTTGACAAATAtgaaaatgaggaaaatttCTCACGACTTGGAAAGGAAAGTAAcattctgataattttttttttatttctgagaGTGTTATATTTCCCACCCTGTacgaaaataataattataattaaatatatttttaattactttttttgtttgtcgaGAGTTCCATGCAGGCTGGAGATAAGGAATGAGCGAGAAAAGTCTCTGCACCAATTTCCTTCTTGTGAAATTTTGTTCCTGGGACACAACGAGTCGCACAGAATCAAAAAAACATGGCTAAAACTCAAGCGTTCGATTTGAGGAAATGAGTGGCAGCAATTTAACTGGCGAAAAAACAACACACGTCACTGTCACTTCTTATCCTTGGTAAAATCCTTAGAAATTTCAGTTGTAAACAGCTGAcatcctctttttttccttgattgggttttgttttttgtttctttttttaaaatgtgtaGTCGTCTCCAACGTTACTCTACAGGTTTGCTCAACGCGTTATCTTGTCACACTCACTCTTAATCTTTgaacatgaatttttttgtcatcaaaaTTGTTCATTTCCGTCACACCAACTTACACTGCGGCTGATTGATGTTGTTGTAAAGAAAATCATAAACGAACTGAGAGTTTCCGTCAGTTTAATGTTGTGGCGTTCGGAGGCGTATAAACCCCATCAGAACTTCAGTAGTTTGGTTCTTTGTACGGGGGAGGTGGTTCATCTGCCTTAATTGATCCAGTGCTGTAGGACGGAGGAGGAAAAGCTCTCAGTCGTTCTTCGTACAAAGGTGGAGGGTTGGGTGTTACTTCTTTCTCGTGGTAGGACGGCGGGACCCCTCTTTGGTGGGGTGGCCTTTGTTCGACTTCAACAAAATTCACTTCGGCAGCTGCGACATTGGATGAGTTTTGATGTCCCAACCTGTCGTAAGGAGCCCTTCTCCTATAGGTGCGAACCAACCAGACGATGGCAAAGATTAAGCAAATCAAAATGAACAGTCCAAGTACCACACCAAAGCTTATACCATCAGGAGTGGAGAAATGACAGTTGGAATTTCTTGTGTCGACACAAGAACCAGTACAGCATATTTGTGCATGGGAACATTCAGAGTCCAATGTACAGCTGTTTGTTCTGTTCGGCGATTTCCGAAAGCCTCCGAAAGGAACTGTCACAGTTTTCTGAACACACACAGCGAGTATTATCACCCAAATTATATGCAGCATAACAACTTGTACCCTCATGTTTACTAatattgaaaggaaaacttatgTCCAAGTTAGCTCATCGGTGTTTGTTGTATTCAGAGTATGATGAAATGATATTCCTGTTGCGTTGCGTGGAAAGTGGTGTGTTTGTCACGTATCCCCCATTCGGAAAGGTCACATGAGTTCCTAAGTCAAGAGTTCCTATTTAATGACCAAATATTATGCAATGATCTTAAATACCGCGCACACGTAGTGAATAATATGGTAAGTTTCTCTATCATAAATAACAGGACCCTGCCGAACTCTTTTCTTAAACCAACTCGTGTAGCAGATCAGCTATGATATACTTGATCATATAAAAGATTGTACAACCCTAAAGATTGCATAAACAAAATTCGAGATGATACTTAATCTTGGGTAATTTTAGTTTGTTATGTAACGCAATAATTGTGTAATAGTATTATGTTATGTCAGAGCATAATTCCACCCGTGATAAAGGAGGAAATTCATTTAACTCCTTGCCCATGCCTGCCTGCCTGGGCAAACTGTATTTTGACACTGGACTGGATTTCACTACAATGGACTGGGCTGGACAGGAATAGTAAAACGAGAATTAACAAAACGCGGactagaaaaagtaaaatgcaaTGAAACATTTCCTGGAAACATTTCTTAACCGTTTTGCTTCGGCTGACTCGCCTTCATGATTTTTTCTCAACGACATTTAGATGGTCTCCTGTCTCACCTGAGACTTTGGAGACAGAACCAAACGTACAATTTATCTtaaacaagacgaaaaaacatctttcttaattcttcaccgagctcaaaacttaccatctctactatttctatcaaaaaaacattacgctatcgacattgctgatcctagcaatatgcaggacgcgtgtcataagaacttcgtaatagacctcgctcatcGAAGtgtctttgtggctcagtggtagagcattggagcgcAAATCCGagggtctgaggttcgatttctcatggggactcagaattttttctttattccacactcgtgacaaaacgaaaaaacatctttttttattcttcaccgagctcaaaacttaccatctctactatttctatcaTGATTGAAGTTGTGTACCGAACGGAAACCACTGCGGTAAACTTACATTTGCTTTAAAGAGAgggaaaatgatttcctttgtaCTTATATCAAACTATACATGTAAGGATtgttagaaaattaaaagcatcgAGCCATATCGTTAAGGGAGTTTCAATAAACCTATTTTATTGCAATTGTGTAATTATGATAGGGC from Pocillopora verrucosa isolate sample1 chromosome 14, ASM3666991v2, whole genome shotgun sequence carries:
- the LOC131778296 gene encoding prestin-like isoform X1 — encoded protein: MTDLEESESPPLITRRRRRRYRINLSRHVYNEREFTESFINQEEYTASSEVEPSSLAKTLKRNFLPSRCTCKDILQSWFPIVEWLPAYNIRRDLAHDIAGGLTVAIMHIPQGLAYALLASLPAVTGLYTAFVPILVYMAMGTSRHISLGTFAVVCLMVGHVVDREVEQSLSPTPTAPAPTNLPLDGSVNEVLRNSIYKHESNGSSSNEQDLLDEKKLEVAVALSMLVGLLQLLMGLFKLGFVAVYLSDPIISGFTTGAAILVFTSQVKHILGLEVPRYSGAFAVVKTYIFMFKNITLAVPGSVITGVVCILVLIALKYISEKLKHRMKFPIPAELIVVVLGTVVSYFVGLNEKFQVSVLRDIPKGLQAPSAPSFMLMGNMVTDAIVISIVIFATNISLAKTFAKRNNYVIDSNQELIACGSANVLGSFFSCFPVSGSLSRSVIQESIARTQLCSIPVVVVIILVLLFIAPLFYHLPKAILAAVVVVALKGLFRQFNRLVQLWRMCKPDAVVWFAAWLGVVLLGIDIGLGVGVIMALVVVIWKSSRPPASLLGQIPNTGIYRDIQRMTSAKPIPGIKIFRFESAMFYANSEYFRSTLIEMTGVDPQNPNKRSRLGSSAVRYRHNEEDTGSPAIEITRTVTVSINRALENGDVEVSLSDLGNNEGPSGNDPTPVHAIIIDASTFNFIDTQGVNTLLQLGLEYEKIGVKFYLAHCRYYIREMLEKAGFTARIGTEHLFVSVHDAVIHAVGIHSEDASYSTPVMSDTESALEAGPSNQQVEE
- the LOC131778296 gene encoding prestin-like isoform X2; protein product: MEQGYLCRKNRMRELTSPARDISCTCKDILQSWFPIVEWLPAYNIRRDLAHDIAGGLTVAIMHIPQGLAYALLASLPAVTGLYTAFVPILVYMAMGTSRHISLGTFAVVCLMVGHVVDREVEQSLSPTPTAPAPTNLPLDGSVNEVLRNSIYKHESNGSSSNEQDLLDEKKLEVAVALSMLVGLLQLLMGLFKLGFVAVYLSDPIISGFTTGAAILVFTSQVKHILGLEVPRYSGAFAVVKTYIFMFKNITLAVPGSVITGVVCILVLIALKYISEKLKHRMKFPIPAELIVVVLGTVVSYFVGLNEKFQVSVLRDIPKGLQAPSAPSFMLMGNMVTDAIVISIVIFATNISLAKTFAKRNNYVIDSNQELIACGSANVLGSFFSCFPVSGSLSRSVIQESIARTQLCSIPVVVVIILVLLFIAPLFYHLPKAILAAVVVVALKGLFRQFNRLVQLWRMCKPDAVVWFAAWLGVVLLGIDIGLGVGVIMALVVVIWKSSRPPASLLGQIPNTGIYRDIQRMTSAKPIPGIKIFRFESAMFYANSEYFRSTLIEMTGVDPQNPNKRSRLGSSAVRYRHNEEDTGSPAIEITRTVTVSINRALENGDVEVSLSDLGNNEGPSGNDPTPVHAIIIDASTFNFIDTQGVNTLLQLGLEYEKIGVKFYLAHCRYYIREMLEKAGFTARIGTEHLFVSVHDAVIHAVGIHSEDASYSTPVMSDTESALEAGPSNQQVEE